A genomic window from Pyxicephalus adspersus chromosome 2, UCB_Pads_2.0, whole genome shotgun sequence includes:
- the ADRA2B gene encoding alpha-2B adrenergic receptor encodes MASPLSYSIQATAVIAAIITFLILFTIFGNILVVIAVLTSRSLKAPQNLFLVSLAAADILVATLIIPFSLANELMGYWYFGKTWCEMYLALDVLFCTSSIVHLCAISLDRYWSVSQAIEYNSKRTPKRIKCIILMVWTLAALISLPPLIYKGKKEDSNIDEPQCKLNEEPWYILSSSICSFFAPCLIMILVYLRIYLIAKRRSRKNTDSSSPKERTCKCFGYCIKHSVENSSGHVCSNPEEKPSSVPPVKVVHSAPMEKNGHRDPTGLKQSNGHGPSTMDSVVTTKGVLLLPKKTKDSVSALSKKKSHINREKRFTFVLAVVIGVFVLCWFPFFFTYSLQAICPELCYIPQSVFQFFFWIGYCNSSLNPVIYTIFNQDFRKAFRRILCSHWTHSVW; translated from the coding sequence ATGGCATCACCATTGTCCTACTCTATCCAAGCCACTGCTGTAATAGCAGCAATTATCACCTTTCTCATCCTTTTCACCATATTCGGCAACATACTGGTGGTTATTGCAGTGCTGACCAGCCGTTCACTGAAGGCTCCACAAAATCTCTTTCTAGTATCACTGGCCGCAGCAGACATCCTAGTTGCCACTCTTATTATTCCCTTCTCCTTGGCAAATGAACTGATGGGATACTGGTACTTTGGCAAGACTTGGTGTGAGATGTACCTGGCACTGGATGTTCTTTTCTGCACATCGTCCATAGTGCACCTGTGCGCCATAAGTTTGGACAGGTACTGGTCGGTCAGTCAAGCTATTGAATATAATTCCAAGAGGACTCCTAAAAGGATAAAGTGCATCATCCTCATGGTCTGGACTTTGGCTGCTTTGATCTCCTTGCCACCATTAATTtacaaaggaaagaaagaggaCAGCAACATAGATGAGCCTCAGTGTAAGCTCAATGAGGAGCCCTGGTACATTCTTTCCTCCAGCATCTGCTCTTTCTTTGCTCCTTGCCTCATCATGATTTTAGTGTACCTCAGAATTTATTTAATAGCCAAACGTCGCAGCAGAAAGAACACCGACAGCAGTAGTCCCAAAGAGAGGACATGTAAGTGTTTTGGCTACTGTATTAAACACAGCGTGGAGAACTCATCAGGTCACGTGTGTTCAAATCCAGAAGAGAAACCAAGTTCTGTGCCACCCGTCAAAGTGGTCCATTCTGCCCCAATGGAGAAAAACGGTCACCGAGATCCTACAGGCCTAAAACAGAGCAATGGCCATGGGCCTTCAACGATGGACAGCGTTGTCACAACCAAAGGTGTTCTACTGctgcccaaaaaaacaaaagactctGTGTCTGCCTTGTCCAAAAAGAAAAGCCATATCAACCGTGAGAAGAGGTTTACCTTTGTTCTAGCTGTGGTTATTGGTGTGTTTGTCTTATGTTGGTTCCCCTTCTTTTTTACCTACAGCCTTCAAGCCATATGCCCTGAGCTCTGTTACATCCCACAAAGTGTGTTTCAGTTCTTTTTCTGGATAGGGTATTGTAACAGCTCCCTCAACCCGGTCATATACACCATATTCAACCAGGATTTCAGAAAGGCTTTCCGTCGTATTCTGTGCAGCCACTGGACGCACTCCGTTTGGTGA